The Streptomyces sp. NBC_00576 genome contains the following window.
GGTGAACCACAGCGGCTGCGCCGCGTACGCGGGCACGTCCACGGAGTCCCGCTCCTCCAGCGGGTCGCCCACCACGTCGGGGTTGCGGTCGCCGGAGACCTCCTTGCCGGAGCTGACCTGGTCGATGGTGGCGGACCAGTCGACCTCGCTCTTGGACCGCTGCACAGGCACGTACTTGACGAACCGGACCTGGGTGCCGGCACCGGACAGCTTCGCGCCGCCGGGGCCGGTGAGGTCGCCGACCACGGCCCTGACGTCGTCGAGGGGGTGGCCGGAAGCGATCGCCAACTGCGCCGAGACCTGCTCGTTGCGGACGGCGGCGAGCCTCAGCTCCTTGGTGTCCTTGCCCTGGATGGCGGTCATCGGATAGCGCGGGACCCGCTCCTCCGCGGAACCGGCGAAGGAGCCGGTGGGGACCCAGGTGATCGTGTCCCTGGTGCCCATGGCGTCGGCGACCTTGACGGTCAGCCAGGTGGTGGTGGCCTTGGAGTTGAGGTCGGTGCCGGTGGTCGTCGTACCCGTGACCGCGATCGCGGTGGTGCTCGCGGCCACGACCACGCCCGCGACGAAGCCGGCGACAGCTGAGGACGTACGTGCCATGGGGCTGGGGTCCCTCTCTTGGGGATCAGTGGCGCCTGCGATGTCAGGAGGTGACGGAGAATCCGCTGAACACGGCTTCGATGTTCTCGCCGGGGTAGTTCACGTTGGCCGCACTGGCGACCATCCCGGCGTCGCCGGTGCCGGTGGCCGACGGCACCTGGGCGGTGCCGACCTGCGACCAGGTCTCGCCGTCCTTACTGGCGTACGCGGTGTAGGTGGCGCCGTCGCGGGTCAGCCTGAGATACGCCGGGTGGTAGGTGGAGCCACCGCCCGCCCAGGTGTCGAGCCTTCCGTCGCCGTCGCTGTCGGTCATGAACTCCAGGCCGTAACTCTGGGTCATGACCAGCACCGCGTAGCCGCCCTTCTCGGGAGCCGTGAGGTCGTTGGCGAGGGCGACGCCGGCCTTGCCGACCGGTGAGGCGCTGCTCTGGGAGACCAACTGGGCCTGCACGGTAGCTTTTTCGCCTGCCGCGTCGTCGCGGTAGATGAGGCCCTTCTCGTCCTTCCAGCCGGACAGGTCCTGGCCGCCCGCCCAGATGGCGAACTGGTCGCCGGCCTGGGCGTATTGGGAGTCCCCGGAGGTGGTGTCGGCCGTCAAGTACGGCGCTTGCACGCTGCCCGGGGCGGCCTTCACCTGCGCCTGCACGGTGTCGGACACCTTTGTGGCCTTGTTGTACGTGGCGGTGCCGGTGAGGTCGTGGCTGCCCCAGCGGGCGTCGACGGCCGGGGTCACCGTCCAGGTGGTGGTGAGGGTGGCGCCGTTCCTGAGGGACTTCGCGGCGGTCGGGCCGGTCGCCCTGGCGCTCCAGCCGGCGGGCAGATCCAGCGCGGCCTTGGCGTTCTTGAGGGTCCGCGTGCCCCAGTTGGTCACCTCGGTCGTCACCTCGAACGGGGTGCCGGCGTCGGTTGACGGGGCGTCCGGGGTGATCAGGACGGCGGCGGCCGGAGCGTCGTCGCGCTTGAGCGCCTTGACGGCCTTGGCAGCGCCCTTGGCCTTCAGGTTCACGAAGGCCGGGGTGACGCCGAGCGGTGCCGCGTACCCCTTGAGGGTCCTGGGGCCGCGGATCACGGTGCCCTGGTTGACGTCGTACCAGGTGCCCGGCGGGAGATGGACTGAGCGGGTGGCGCCGGTGCTCAGCTTCGGCGCTGCCAGCACGGCCGGGCCGAGCATCCACTCGTCGGTGACCGTGTAACTCGCCTCGTCCTTCGGGAAGTCGAAGAACAACGGCCGCATGATCGGATCGCCGGTCTTCAGGGTGCTCTGCACCTGGTCCCAGATGTACGGGGCGAGCTTCTCGTGCGTTTTGATCGCCTGCCGGTAGAGGTCGACCGTCTCCTGGTCGTAGTCCACCTTCTGGCCGGTGGTGGTGTCGAAGGTGTCGACCGGGGACGTAGAGGCGTACATCAGCGGCATCAGCGAGGCGGACTGCGCCCACCGCACCAGCACGTCCTTCGAGGGGGCGGGCTGGCCGCCGGAGCCGCCGATCATGTCGGACTCGACGAACGGGTAGCCGATGGTGGAGATGGCCAGGTTCTGGGTGGCGGAGGCGCGCAGGGAGTCCCAACCGGTGCCCTTGTCGACCTGACGGGTGACGAAGCCGGCCTCGTGGGCCGTCCGGTTCCAGTGCACCCGGATGCCTGCGCCCTGGAGGTCGAACTCGTCGGCGAGCTGCGTGCCGAGCTTCTGGTAGTCCGTGGCCTGGTGGCCCTCGCGTGGTGCGCACTTCTCGTCGAAGAAGCGGGTGTCGAACTTCAGGCCGTCGATGTCGTACGTGTCCATCAGCGTTTTGAGGTTGCCCTCGTACCAGGCCTTGGCGTCGGGGTTCGCCAGGTCGATGATCCCGGCCTGGCCGTTCCACCAGGTCACTTCACACGGCTTGGCGGTGTTGTCGGCGTCCATGAGCAGATAGCCGTGGTCGACCGCGTACTGGTAGTTGTCGGAGTCCAGGTTGATCCAGAGGGTGACCCAGATACCGAAGTCGAACCCCATGTCGTGGATCTTCTTGGAGAGGCCCTTGGGATCGGGGAAGGTCTTGGGATCCCAGGTCAGATTGCCGTAGTTCGACTCCCACTTGTCGTCGAGCTGGATGGTGTGCCCGTCCAGACCGTTGTGGTGGAGGTCGGTGGCGTAGTCGAGCAGCTTCTCCTGGTCGACCTTGGTGTAGAACTGCGCCCAGGAATTCCACAGCGGCTTGGCAAACTGCTCGTACGGGGCGTCACTCTTGAGCGGTTTACCGACGATGCCGATGTAGTCGCGGTAGACCGCCAGCGGCGTCGACTCGACGAACACGGTGGCCTTGTAGGTGTCGGGCGAGCCCACGGTGAACGTGCCGAGGCCGTCCTTGCCCTTGTTGAGAGCCACGTCCATGACGTTGCCGGTGTCCACGCGCAGACCGGTCGACTTCGAGGTGTACCAGAACGGGTCGATCATGTTGTACGACGCCGGACCGAAGGACTTGTGGTCGACCTCGCCGGCGTCGAGCGGCCAGGGCTGGTTGACACCGGGACCGCCCTGCGGGGTCTCCGCCTCACCGTGGCCGTACCAGTGGCCGGCCGACGACAGGTCGTAGGCGAGGCCCAGTTGCTTCGGTGCGCCGCCGCGTACGTCCCAGTCCAGCTGGTAGCGGTCGGCGGCGGGGGTGATCCGGGCCTCCACCGTGGCGCCGGCCAGCGTGCTGGCGGCGGTGACGGTCAGGACGCCGTTCTGCCACGTCCAGCCGGTGACGCCGGTCGCGTGCTGCCACGTGCCGTCGGCCGCGGTGAAGCGCAGGGCTCCGGTGTCGCCAGAGGCGGAGGCGGTGGCGAGCACGATCTTGCCGGCGCGGCGCGTGGTCAGGGCGAGTTCGTCGGTGGCCACGTCGAGGGTGTAGCCGGGGGCGCCTGCCGAGGCCGGCACGGAGACCGTGACGGCGTCCGTGGCGCGGGTCACCTTCGGCCCGCCAGCGGTGGCGGTGGCGGTCGCGGTTGGGCGGGCGGCGGCTGCTGCCGCGGTAGAGCCGGTGACGGGCGCCATCAGCATGGCGGCGGTCAGGGCGGCAGCGAGTAACAGACCGGCGGGACTGCTCAGTCGGGCGTGCACTCGTGTCCTCCAGTCGGACAGGACGGTGACGGTGACTCAGGAGCTGCGGTGCGTGGTGCAGGTGGCGTGCGGAGTGCGGAGTGCCCGGTCGCGGAAAAGCGTGGTGCTCGGGGCGCTTGCAATCTGCTTGATGCTGCGTGTTGATGCAAGATTTGAAGCGATTTCGCTCATGTTCTTGCGTAAGCCACCACCTGTCAACATGCGGGACGCAAGACTCCCCGAGGGCCCTGAGGGCCCTCGGGGAGCGGTTGTTGTCCCTGGTGACAGTTGGTCCGGGGGTCGGCTGAGAGACCTCGACGGGCCCGGAAACCGTTCATAACGGGCGGGTAAATTCTGCCCGAGGGTCAGGCGCGGATGACTTCCACGCCGACCGCCGTGAACGACTTGGTCAGCTCGTCCGAGGCGGCCTTGTCGGTCACCAGGACGTCGATGTCCTCCACCGGGCAGATGCGGGCGAAGGTCCGCCGGCCCAGCTTGGTGGAGTCGGCGACCGCGACGACCTGCTGCGCGCGGCGGGCCAGTGCCCGGTTGATGCTGGCCTCGCCCTCGTGGTGCGCGGTCGCCCCGTGGGTCACGTCGATGGCGTCCACCCCGATGAAGACCTGGTCCAGTGCGATCTCCGCGAGCAGTTCGGTTGCCAGCGGCCCGATCAGCTCGTAGGACGCAGGCCGGGCCACCCCGCCGGTGACCACGAGTTTGACGTGGCGCCGTACGACCAGTTCGTTTGCGATGTTCAGGGCGTTGGTCACCACGGTGACCGCTGTCTCCCCGCCGCCGGAACTCAGGTCGGCGCGAGTGGCCAGTGCCCGCGCCACTTCGGTGGTCGTGGTGCCGCCGTTCAGCCCGACCACGGCGCCGGCCTTCACCAGTCCGGCGGCCGCGTGCGCGATCCGCTCCTTCTCCGGAGCGTTGCGCGCGGCCTTGTAGCGCAGCGGCAGGTCGTAGGCGACCGCGTTGAGCGCGGCTCCGCCGTGCGTGCGGGTGACCATCTGCTGGCGGGCCAGCTCGTCGAGGTCGCGCCTGATCGTCGCGGCGGAGACCCGCAACTCTTCGGCAGCCGCCTCGACTTCGATCCGGCCGTCGCGCGTCAGCATTTCCAGCAGCGCGCTCCACCGGACCTGCGGTGCCGCCATCTCTCACAACTCTCTGTCGGTGGTGTGCGCCACAGAGTGCGCATCTCCATGAAACCACAGCGCTTGATTGGGTTTTTTTGGTCGCGAAACGAGCAAAAGCGCGCACTCTCCCCGCAAGCCCTGGCGGCTGATCCCGAGGCATGTGATGCCCGCCCTCTATCCGCTAACATAGAATAATTAGATAGATGAATAGGCTAGTGCTGGCGAGGAGTGGCCATGGACTTCGGGCTGAGTGACGAGCAGGACCTGTTGCGCGCGACGGCACGGCAGTTCGTCGCCGACGTCTGTCCGGCCGAGAAGGCCAAGCTGTGGGACGAGCAGAGCGTCGTACCGCCCGAACTGTTTCGCGGGATGGCCGACCTGGGATGGTTCTCGCTGCCGTTCAGCGAGGACGAGGGCGGCGACGGCGGCGGACCGCTCGAACTCGTCCTCATCGCCGAGGAACTGGGACGGGCCAGTTTCGACGTCGCCATGTGCTACATCGGGGTGCTCATCCCCGGGATCACGGTGTTCCGCTGGGGCAGCGAGGCGCAGCGCGACTTCATCCGGGACCAGGTGATGACGGGGCGCCACCGGCTCGCCGTCGGCCTCAGCGAGCCGGACAGCGGATCCGACGCCGCGGCGCTGCGAACCACCGCCGAGGACCACGGGGACCACTTCCTCGTCCGCGGCCAGAAGGCGTGGTGCACGGGCGGCGGACTGCCCGACACGACCATCGCCACCTATGTGCGCACAGGGCCGCGCGAGCCCAAGCACGGCGGCATCAGCCTGCTGCTCGTCGATCCCGCGACCGAGGGCGTCGAGGTGCGCCGGACGCCGACACTGGCCCGGCACATCCTGGGCACCAACGAGGTGTTCTTCAACGACGCCCTGGTGGCGAAGGAAAACCTCGTGGGCCCGCGCGACGAGGGCTGGAAGGTGATGCTCTCCAACATCGAACTGGAGAAGGTGATCATCAGCGGCGGCTATCTGGGAGCCGCTCAGGCCACGCTCGACGAGATGCTCGAATACTCCCGCACCCGGCACGCCTTCGGCCGTCCGGTCGGCAACTTCCAGGCACTCGCCCACGCCATGGCCGACCTGCAGACGGAGATCGACTCCGCCCGGCTGCTCGCCTATCGCGCCGCCTGGCTGCTCGCCCAGGGCAAGCCGTGCACGCGGGAGGGCTCGATGGCGAAGCTCAAGGGGTCGGAGACGTACGTGGCCGCCGCCCGGCTCGGGATGCAGGTCTGCGCGGGGCACGGCTTCTCGACCGAGAGTGTGATGAGCTTCCGCTACCGCGAGTCGATCGTGGCCACGATCTCCGGGGGGACCAGCCAGATCCAGCGCAACGGGATCGCGCGAAGCATGGGGCTGCGGTCCTACTGACCTTCGGTTCCTCATTACTTGCCTTCGGTGTCCCCGACCTGACCAGCCAGCCACTTCGCGTGCCGCGCGTAGTGGCTCTGGTCGCGGGTCACCCAGATTCCGGAGGCACGGGCCAATACGGCCCCGCCCGGCGAGAGGGTCATCTCGCCCGTGATGTACCAGCGCGAGCCTTCCCGCCGGTCGGCCCACACCCGTAGCTCCAGCGGCCGTTCCACCGGCACCGGCTTCAGGAAGCTCACCGTCAGTTCGGCCGTCACGCTCATCACGCCGTGCAGCAGCGGGAGATGGCCGAGGCAGTCGTCCAGGACGGCCGCCGTCCAGCCGCCGTGCGCGACGTCGGGCCCGCCCTCGTGGGAGCGCGGGCAGCTCAGCTCGAACCACGCCACGCCGTCTTCGCCGAGCCGTTCGCGCTCCACCCCCAGTCGGCAGGCCCCGAGGACGCGGCACCCACCGCAGAGGGTCACGCCCCCGGCGGTTCGGGGCGGCTCCGGCATTCCGGTGCCCGCCCAGTGCCCGTTCGGTGCCGTCACTCCGGTCTCGCCGGTTCCCGCAGTCGACATGATGTGCTCCTCGGAATCTGTGGAATCTGTTCAGACGTCGGCGAGCAGCGGACGCAACTTCCCCGCGATCAGCTGCACTTGGCGGGCGATCATCTCCTCGGGCATGCCGGCCAGGGACGCCCACAGGAACACGCCCTCGACGGGTAGCCCGCTCACGTACTTCCTGATGGCGTCCGCGACGCTCTGTGGGGTGCCGTAGAGGAACTGGCCGACGCCGGTCGCTTCCAGACCGCGCTCCCGCCACTTCTCGGGGTCGATCGGGCGGGGCGCCGGCTGGTCCGTGCCCTCCACCATGTATCGGCGGTAGCTGTCCCACTGGTACGACAGATGCTTGCGGACCACCGGCCAGTCGCCGTCCGGGTCCTCGGTGACGAACGTGGTGAACGAGCCCTGCATCCGGGCCGTCGACGCGTCGTACCCGCTCTCGGCGAGGCCCTCGCGGTACGGATCGAGGAGCGCGGGGTTGAGCGACAGCAGTCCGGTGCCGAGCCGCCCTGCCCGCCGGGCGCCCTGCGGCCCCTGGTAGCCGAGCCAGATCGGCAGCGGGTCCTGGACCGGGCCCGGGGTGACCAGGGACTCCGCCCACAGGCCCCGGATCTCCCGTACCCGCTGGTCGGTGGTGGAGTAGCGCCTGGTGAGGTCGCCGCCGTACAGCTGGTACTCCGGGACCCGGTAGCCGGTGCCGAGACCCAGGTCGAGCCGGCCGTCGCTGATGATGTCCACGATCGCGGCCTGTTCGGCGATCTCGGGGGCCGCGTGCAGCGGTGCGGGGATGACAGCCGTACCCAGACGCACCCGGCGGGTGCGGGCCGCGACCGCGGCGGCCATGGTGAGCGGCTGGGGGAGATAGCCGTCCTCGAAGCCGTGGTGTTCGGAGAACCAGACCGAGTCGAGGCCCAGCCGGTCCGCCTCCTCGCACATCTCCAGGGTGAAGCCGTACAGCCGCGACCAACTCTGCCGCCACGGCGGGGGATTGCGCAGGTCGAAGTAGATGCCGACTCTCACGAGCGGCCACCTCCCTTGGTGTTGTCGGTCAGTCGGACCGTCGCGTGGGCGACGGCCACTCCGTCCCCCGGCGGCAGCAGCCGTACCGGGCGAAGTTCCAGCGCCTCGATCTCGGGCAGGTCCTCGACCATCGCGGAGATCCGCAGGACGGTCTCCTCCAGCGCCGCCAGATCCACTCCCCGGCCGCCCGCCCGGCCGTCCAGCAGCGGGGCCGCCCGCAACGAGCGGACCATCTCCCGGGCATCGCGGTCGCTGAGCGGGGTGACGCGGTGCGCGACGTCCGCCATGAGGTCGGCGTAGTCCCCGGTGAGACCGAAGGCGATCACCGGGCCGAAGACCGGGTCGGCGCGGACGGAGAGGAACGCGTCCGGGCCGGTGTGCGAATCGGTGTGCGGGTCGGGGTCGTGTACGGCGATTCCGTACGACGCCAGGAGTTCGGCGGCGACCGCTGCCGGGACCGGGCCGGGAGCGCCGGCGGCGATCAGCGACCGGGCGCGCTCGGTGTCGATACCCGCGAGGTCCGGTACGACGCCCGCGGGGGTGCTGCGCCAGGCCTGGTACGCCGCCGCGTGTCCGAGCGAGACGGCTGCCGCCTCGGGGAACGTGTACGTCGGCACCACCAGCTCGCCCCGGTGCAGGAGATCGGCGACGCCCGCGCCGCCCAGGAAACTGGCCAGCACCGGTTTGTCGGGCCGGGCCGCGGCAGCGTCGAGGATCGCCGACGCCACCTCGTCGGGCTTGTCGGCCAGCGGCGGCATGAACAGGACGACGGCCGCGTCGATCTCGTCGTCGGCCAGGACGGCGTCCAGGGCCTGCCGGTAGTGCGCGGCGGTGGCCGTCGGGGTCAGGTCGACCGGGTTGGCGACGTCCGCGCGCGGTGCCAGCGCCGTACGGAGCGTCTGCCGTGTGCGCTCACCGAGTACCGGTACGCACAGTCCGCTCGCCGCGCACGCCCCGACCGTCAGCGCGGCGGGGCCGCCCGCGTTGGTGATCACCGCGACCCGGTTGCCGGGCGGGGGCGGCTGGTGGGCGAGCAGCAGGGCGACGTCGAAGAGTTCCTGGAGACCGCGGGTGCGGATCACGCCGGACTGGGCGAACAGCGAGCTCACCGCCGAGTCCGCGTGGCCCGGGTGGACGGCGACGATCGGTTTGCGCGGGGCGATCCGGCGGGCGACGCGGGCGAACCGGCGCGGATTGCCGAAGGTCTCCACGTGCAGCAGGATCACCGAGGTCCCCGGGTCCTCCTCCCACCACTGCAACAGGTCGTTGGTGGACACATCCACGGCGTGGCCCACCGAAACGAAGCCGGAGAAGCCGAGCCGCAGCCGCTTGGCGAAGTCGAGCACCGCGAGCCCGAGCGGCCCCGACTGGCTGGACATCGCCACCCGGCCGGGCATCGGCAGGGCGGGCGAGAAGGTCGCGGCCAGCCGCGCGGCGGGCGTCGTGTTGACCACGCCCATACAGTTCGGGCCCACCAGCCGCATCCCGGAGGCACGGGCGAACCGAGCCAGCTCCAACTCGGTCGCCCGCCCCTCGACTCCGGTCTCGCCGAAGCCGGTAGACACGACGACCACCGCTTTGACGCCGGCGTCCGCACACTCCCGTACGACCTCGGGCACCGCCCCGGCCCGTACGGCCACCAGCGCCAGGTCCGGCGACTCGGGAAGGTCCCGGACGCTCGCGTACGCCCGCATCCCGGCGATCTGTTCCGCCCGCGGGTTGACCGGGAACATGCTGCCGCCGAAGCCGCCCCGCAGCAGGTTGGCCACGATCTCGTGACCGATCGTCAGGGGGTCGCGGTTGGCGCCGATCACGGCGACCGACCGCGGTTCGAGCAGGGGCTTGAGTGACCTCCGTACGGCTGTGTGCTCGCGGCGCTCGGCCCGGGCGACGGCCTGGGCCTGCGGGTCGATGGCGATCTCGAAGTGGATGATCTGACCGGGCGGCCCGGCCTCGATCCGGTAGCCGGAGCCGAGGAACACATTGATCATCCGGGTGTTGTCGGCGAGCACGTCGGCCTCCAGCACCCGGATGCCCCGGGCGCGGGCGGCAGCGGCGATGTGCTCCAGGAGCAGCCGGCCGAAGCCTTCGCTCTGGTGGTCGTCCCGGATGGTGAACGTGACCTCGGCGTGCTCCGGTTCCTCCGGGTCGCGGAGGTAGCGCACCAGACCGGCGATCTCGTCACCGGCCAGCGCGACGAGCGCCAGCTCGTTGAGGTAGTCCACGTGCGCGCCGCGCCGGATGACGTCGTCGCGGGCCCGGACCACCGGGCCGAGCGAGCGGTAGGCCAGGGTGGCCCGGGACAGACCGCCGACGAACGCCACCAGACGGTCGGCGTCCGCGGGCCGGATGGGCCGGACGAAGGTCGACCGGCCGGTCCTGACGAGTCCGGGCCGTTCCAGGTCCTCGGGGTACGGGGGAGTGGTCACCGGAGTTCCGCCGTCGGGGCCGCTCAGACGGCCGCCTCCTGGGGAGTCTGCTCCGGCAGGTTGAAGAGTTCGTTGAAGGTGCCGCGAGTGACGCGGTCGCGGATTTCGTCGGACACACCGTCGAACAGCTCGTGGAGCGTGGCCTGGGTGTGGCCGTAGGTGCCCTCCAGGTGGGGGTAGTCGTCGCCCCACATCACGTTCCGGTAGCCGGTCGACTCGACGATCTCCACCGAGCTCTTGTCGTGCTGGAAGGACGCGTAGACCTGCTGCCTGATGATCTCGCTGGGCAGCCGGCTCAGCTTCGGCCGCACGAACATGCCGTGCTGGCGGTAGGCCTCGTCCATCCGGTCGCCGATGGCCGGCACCCAGCCCGCACCGCCTTCCGCGATGAGGATCTTCAGGTCCGGGTGACGGTCCAGGGCGCCGCCCGCGACCATGTGGGACACCACGCGCATCCCCGGGTAGGTCGTCTCCATGTAGTTGACGACCGCGCCGCCGGGCCCGCGGAACACGACGTTCTGACCGCCCGTGCCGATGTGGAAGCCGAGCACCATGCCCGCCCGCTCGGCCGCCGTCCACAGCGGCTCCCAGCGGTCGAGCGCGTACTCCTCGCCCTCCCGTGTCGAACACGGCAGGAAGACCGTCTTGAAGCCCAGCTCCGCCGCCCGCTCCAGCTCGGCGACCGCGTCGCCGATGTCGGCCGTCGAGACGCACGCGGTGGTGATGACACGCTTGTTCTTGCTGAGGATCTCCTCGTGCGCCCAGTCGTTCCAGGCCCGGACGGTCTCCCGGGCGAGCTCGCGGTCGGTGATCGAAACGAGCCAGAACCCCATGGAGGGGAAGGCCAGTTGGGACCAGACGCCCTCCTGGTCGAGGTCCTTGAGACGGACCTTCAGATCCCACGCGCCCGGCGGACGCATGGCGTCCATGAAGTCACCGAGCTGGCGGTCGATGCGCTCGCCGTCTATGTAGAGCATCTCGTACTTCTCGCCGCGCTCGCTGCGCGGGGCGCGGTCGCCGAGCCGTGCGGGCAGCCGCTCGGTCCACACGTCGGCGGGCTCCATCACGTGGGAGTCGCCCGAGTTGACCCAGATCTTCGACATGACGCCCCTTCGGGGTAATGGATGCAATCAGTTAGCGATTTTAGTTGTATGGACGGTCGAAGGGAAGGCCGGGCGGGCGGGAGATCAGCTCCGGCGTCGCTCGATCTCCTCCACCAGCTGGGGCAGGACCGCGAAGAGGTCCCCGACGACGCCGTGGTCGGCGAGCTCGAAGATGGGGGCGTCGGGGTCCTTGTTGACGGCCACGATGGTCCTGGACGTCTGCATGCCCGCCCGGTGCTGGATCGCGCCGGAGATACCGGCGGCGAGGTAGAGCTGCGGGGAGACCTGCGTGCCCGTCTGGCCGACCTGATGACTGTGCGGGTACCAGCCCGCGTCCACGGCGGCACGGGACGCCCCGACGGCCCCGCCCAGGGCGTCGGCGACCCGCTCGACGAGGGCGAAGTTCTCGGCCCCGTTGACGCCCCGGCCACCGGAGACCACGATGTCCGCCTCGGTCAGCTCGGGACGGTCACCGCGCTCGCGCGGGGTGCGGGAGAGGACCCGGACGCCGGCGGAGGCCGGACCGAAGGCGATGTCCTGCTTCTCGACGACGGGGTCCGTCGGGGCGGGTTCGGGGGCGGCGGCGTTCGGCTTGACCGTGATCACCGGCACGTCTCGGGTGACGTGCGCGGTGACCTGGTGCGTCGCCGCGAACGCCGACTGCTCGGTCACCGGTCCGTCCGGCCCGGCGGTGACGTCGACGGCGTCGGTGATCAGCCCGGAGCCGAGCCGGAGCGCGACCCGCGCGGCGATCTCCTTGCCGTCCGGTCCGGACGGCAGCAGGATCGCCGCCGGACCGGTGCGCTCGGCGATCTGCGTGAGGGCGTCGACGGCCGGGGTGACGAGGTACTCGTCGATCTCCGGGGCGTCCACGACGTAGATCTTCTGTGCGCCGTACCGGCCGAGGGC
Protein-coding sequences here:
- a CDS encoding electron transfer flavoprotein subunit alpha/FixB family protein, translating into MAEILVLVDHVDGAVRKPTLELLTLARRLGEPSAVLLGPGADAATEALGRYGAQKIYVVDAPEIDEYLVTPAVDALTQIAERTGPAAILLPSGPDGKEIAARVALRLGSGLITDAVDVTAGPDGPVTEQSAFAATHQVTAHVTRDVPVITVKPNAAAPEPAPTDPVVEKQDIAFGPASAGVRVLSRTPRERGDRPELTEADIVVSGGRGVNGAENFALVERVADALGGAVGASRAAVDAGWYPHSHQVGQTGTQVSPQLYLAAGISGAIQHRAGMQTSRTIVAVNKDPDAPIFELADHGVVGDLFAVLPQLVEEIERRRS